The genomic interval GTTTAATTTCAAAATCGTGGCTGACTAATTTAAAAAGTTCTTCGCGGTGGTTTGCTTTAATTTTTGTTTGATTTGACATTTTCAATTTTAAGGGGTTTTAGTTTTCCAGATGTGATTTTAAAGGATTAATATCAACCAATCAAGAAATTATATTACTCTTGTTATTTTAAGCCAATCTACGAATCGGATTTTTTTATCTATGTTTTATCGCCCTTATGAAATATGGCGGTCAAATCTGTTGGAATAATTTCTAAAAGAAAAATAAACTGTTTGAGTTCCTGCTTTTTGGAACGAGTTTTTATTTTAATACACCTTATTATCATATTGATTTACAGGAAAGGAAGAAGTAAATTTGCAACTTGTAATTTTTTACAGGAAATGAAATATGAGCAAAGAAATTGTTGTAGTAGCTCTTGGCGGAAATGCCATCACACGTGAATTTGAAGAAGGGCTGATTCCGGAACAATTTGAAAATACACGTACCAGCCTCGATGGTGTAATACGCCTGGTAAGATACGGCTATCGTGTTATTTTAACCCATGGCAACGGTCCTCAGGTTGGTAATGCATTAATTCGCGTTGAAGAATCCCGCGATTTAGTACCACCTTTGCCTCTTGGAATTATTGTTGCGGATTTAGAAGGGGGCATGGGCTATATGATTGAGCAAAGCCTGCAAAACAAATTGCATGATGCCGGGCTTAACAAAGATGTTACAACCGTTTTAACGCAGGTTATTGTAGACCCAAAAGATCCTTCGATAAAAAATCCTACAAAATATGTTGGACCATTTTTCAAAAAAGAACAGGTTGCCGATTTAGAAAAGAAACGCGGTTGGCAAATGAAAGAGGACAAAGGCCGTGGGTATCGCCGTGTTGTTCCTTCGCCTGTTCCACAAAGTATTGTAGAAAAAAAGATTATTTCCACTTTGCTCGAAAATGACATTTTGGTTATCGCTGCCGGCGGTGGCGGAATCCCAGTTTATTGCGATGATCGAGGCTGGCTGGAAGGTGTGGATGCGGTGATTGATAAAGACCATGCATCCGGTTTACTTGGTAATGAGGTTGGGGCAAGCAAGTTAATAATCCTAACCGGTGTTGATAAAGTTGCCATAAATTTTGGAACTGATGAACAAGAAAATCTTGATACAATGACAATTGACGAGGCAGAAAAACATTTCAATGATGGCCAGTTTCCAAAAGGAAGTATGGGACCAAAAATATTGGCAGCCATAAATTTCCTTAAGAGAGGTGGCAAAGAAGTGCTGATTACTTCAATCGAAAATATAAATGATGCTCTTGATGGAAAGAATGGAACGCGGATAATTAATAATTGAAAATTGATAATTGAGAATGAAAAACTTGATTGGTAATTATTGAGACACAAATTTTTAATCAAGAATCAAGAATCAAGAATCAAGAATCAAGAATCAAGAATCAAGAATCAAGAATCAAGAATCAAGAATCGGACCCGAAAGTAAAGTTTTCTTAAAAAGACAATTATATGTAGGAGTGTTTTATGAACATCCATGAATACCAGGCCAAAGAAATTCTCAAAGCTTACAATGTGCCTGTACCGGAAGGTTATCCGGTTTTTAGCATCGATGAAGCAGTAGAAGCTGCAAAAAAACTACCAACCGAATTATGTGTTGTTAAAGCACAAATCCATGCTGGTGGGCGTGGAAAAGGTGGCGGTGTTAAAATTGCAAAAACACAAGATGATGTAAAAACAATTGCAAGCGAAATACTGGGCATGAACCTGGTAACTCATCAAACCGGACCAGCCGGAAAAAAAGTAAATAAATTGCTAATTGAGCAAGGAATCGATATTGACCGTGAAATGTACCTTGGTATGGTTTTGGACCGCGAAACCTCTCAATATGTAATGATGGCCAGTACTGAAGGTGGCGTTGAAATTGAAAAAGTTGCTGCAGAAACACCGGAAAAAATTCTTAAAGTCTGGATTGATCCTGGAGTTGGTTTACAAGGTTTTCAGGCGCGCCAATTGGCTTTTGGTCTTGGTCTTGAAGGAAAACAGGTGAGCAATGCCGTAAAATTTATGATGGCTTTATACAATGCTTTTGATGCAAATGATTGTTCAATCGCAGAAATAAATCCTCTGGTTGTTACAAAGGGTGGAGATGTTTTAGCCTTGGATGCTAAAATCAATTTTGATGATAGCGCCCTATACCGCCATAAAAATATTCTTGAACTGCGCGATTTGACAGAAGAAGATCCGGCGGAAGTAGAAGCATCGAAAGATGGCCTGAATTATATAAAACTTGATGGTAATGTTGGTTGCATGGTTAATGGCGCAGGCCTGGCCATGGCTACAATGGATATTATAAAATTGGCCGGTGGTGAACCCGCAAACTTTTTGGATGTAGGTGGCGGCGCTAATGTGGATACAGTCAGAAATGGTTTTAAAATTATCTTGAGTGATAAAAATGTTAAAGCTGTATTAATAAATATTTTTGGCGGTATTGTGCGTTGTGATCGTGTTGCCGGTGGTGTTATTGAGGCTGTAAACTCTATGGATATTAATGTTCCTGTTGTTGTACGGCTTGAAGGAACAAACGCCAAAGAAGCAGCAGTATTATTAAAAGAATCCGGTATGGATTTTATTGTTGCTTCAACAATCGAAGACGCCGCGCAAAAAGTTGTTGGCGCAATAAATTAAAATTAGCGGTAACCTTCAAGGTTCTTGTTAAAGGAGAAAAAAATGAGTGTTTTATTAACTGAAAATACAAAAATATTGGTCCAGGGTATTACCGGCGCAGAAGGCTCATTCCATACACAGCAAATGATGGAATATAATACAAATGTTGTTGCCGGGGTAACGCCGGGAAAAGGTGGCCAAAAATTTAATGAAACTGTGCCTGTTTTTAACACAGTAAAAGAGGCCGCATCTGAAACAGGTGCGAATGCATCTGTAATATTTGTGCCGCCGCCATTTGCAGCCGATGCCATTATGGAAGCAGCAGAAGCGGGACTTGGATTAATAATCTGCATAACCGAAGGTATTCCTGCCAAAGACATGGTAAAAGTGTATGACTATATTAAAGATAAAGATACACATCTTGTTGGTCCAAATTGTCCTGGTGTTATTTCTCCGGGGATTGGCAAAATGGGAATTATGCCTGCGTTTATACATCAAAAAGGAAATGTGGGCGTTATTAGCCGCTCGGGTACTTTGACCTATGAGGCAGTAGGGCAGTTAAGCGCAAGAAATATCGGCCAGTCTACATGTATCGGTATCGGTGGTGATCCTGTTATCGGTACACGTTTTATTGATGCACTTAAACTCTTCAATGCAGATAAAGATACCCATGCAGTTGTAATGATTGGAGAAATTGGTGGTTCTGCGGAAGAGGAAGCAGCCGAATGGATTAAACAAAATTTTACCAAACCGGTTGTTGGTTTTATAGCCGGGCAAACTGCGCCTCCGGGACGTAGAATGGGACATGCCGGTGCAATTATTAGCGGCGGGCAGGGAACAGCTGCCGATAAAATGGCTGCCATGGAAGCGGCAGGGATACATGTTTGTAAAAGCCCGGCGGATATCGGCAAGATGATTGAGGAAGTGCTTTAATTGAAAATTGATAATTGAATGGTTGAAAAGATATAATTTGCGTCATGATGAACTTGTTTCAGCATCTTAAAAGTTCAGAAATAAAATCAGAATGGCGCAAATAACAATACAATGAATAGAACAGGAGTTTTAATGAGTAATCTGACTTTAGCAATCCTTAAACCGGATTGTGTTCAAAATAATAATGTTGGAAAAGTAATAGATCATCTATTAAGTGCCGGTTTTAAAATTACCGCAATGAAAATGATGAAATTGACAAAAGAAACAGCCGGTGCCTTTTATGAAGTGCACAAAGAAAGACCTTTTTATGGGGAACTTGTAGACTTTATGATGGAAACAAGAGTAGTCCCAATTGTGCTTGAAAAAGAAAACGCGGTTGCTGCTTTACGTGAAACCATTGGGGCAACAGATCCTGCCGAAGCAGAAGAAGGCACAGTTAGAAAGCTATATGCAGAAAACAAAGGACGTAATACAATCCACGCATCAGACTCCGATGAGAACGCCGCACGTGAGATAAGATTTTTCTTTTCAGAAACAGAAGTTATTTCCAATAGTTAAATTGGATTAGCATCTTATTAGATGTAATATCAACTAAAAAATAAAGCGATTTCTCCCCGGTTCCGACTCAATATTGAAGAACCGGGGTAGTCGCTATTTAATTTGGATTATTAAATAGGGTTTTTTATATTCCACGCTTGTAATGAAAATATCTATTCAAAGCCTTAAGCAAGGACTAACACGTTTTTCAGAGAAAATTCCTCCGGATTTTATTGAAAAGTCTTATTCGAATTTTTACCCTGAAGATTTTTTTGTAAATGTTGAAGTAGATAAATTTGAACGGGATATCCGTTTAAAATTGGTTGTCAAATCTACTGCGAATTATAAATGTGATTCTTGTTTAAAAGATTTTGAATCAAATATTGAAATTCAACAACAACAAATGTATGAAATTGGTCCGGCCCCGGAAGAAAATTCGGATCATGAAATTATTTATTTAACACGTGATACAATCGAACTTGATTTAACGAATCTGTTGAATGAAGGAGTGGTTTTAAACCATCCAATTAAAATGCAATGCAGCGATAATTGCAAAGGATTGTGTCCGGGGTGTGGTGTTGATTTAAATTTAGAACAGTGTATTTGCGAAGAAGGAGATATTGATCCACGCTGGGAAAAACTTCGCAAATTGATTAAATAGGAGAAAATAATGGCTAATCCAAAAAGAAAAATATCGCGCTCTAAGAGAGATATGAGACGCGCGCACTGGGTTAACTCTCTATCTACAAGCAATGTAATTTCCTGTGATAACTGCGGTGAAAAAATGATTACTCACAGAGCATGTCCTTCATGTGGTCATTATCGCGGTAAAAGTGTTATCAATCCACAATCTGTTTAATTAGGATACTATATAGGTGCGGTTAGCATTAGATGCGCTTGGCGGTGACCATGGGCCACACATTACAGTAGAAGGGGCATATCATTTTTTGCATGATAACCCCGAGGATACTGTATTGCTGGTAGGTTGCCGGGATAAAATCAGGGAAGAATTAAAAAAGGTTCCTACCGAATATCATTCCAGAATGCCCATAGTTCATGCTCCGGAAAATATTACCATGTCAGAATCTCCAACTGACGCCGTTAAACGTAAAAAAAACTCTTCAATGGTTGTTGGGTTAAATTTGCAAAAAGACGGTGAGGTTGAAGGGTTTGTAAGTGCCGGAAGCACAGGGGCTCAAATGGCGGGTAGCTTGTTGATATTAGGGCGCCTTTCCGGTGTTAAAAGGCCGGCTATTGGCGTTTTTCTTCCTTCTGAGTCCGGAATGGTTTATTTGCTGGATGCAGGGGCTAATGTTGACTCTAAACCTGTTCATCTATTGCAATTTGCTATTATGGGCAATATTTTTGTCTCGCAAATTTTTGATAAAGAAACTTCAACTGTTGGTTTGTTAAGCAATGGTGAAGAATCGAGTAAAGGTTCTGAAAACACAATTGCCTCGCATAAACTTCTAAAAGAACATCTCCCTAATTTTTATGGAAATATTGAGGGAGGCGATATTTTTAAAGGTAAAACCGATATAATTGTTTGTGATGGTTTTATCGGAAATATCATGCTTAAAATGGTTGAAAGTGTGATGGGTGTGATTTTGCATCAAATACGCCGGAATATTGGAAAAAACCTTGTTAAAAACTTTGGCGCAATGCTGGTGAAGCCAGCTTTTAGTGCTTTAAAACAAAGTTTTAATTATGAAGAATATGGCGGAGTTCCTCTGCTAGGTGTAAATGGGATCTCAATTATTTGCCATGGAAAATCAAGCTCGATAGCCATAAAAAATGCTTTACGTGTTGCAAAAGAAATGAAAGAAAAAGAAGTAAATAGCCATATCCAAAAACAGCTAAAACTTGAGGAAGCAATAAATGCTAAAGCAAGCTAAAATTAGTGCAGTAGCGCATTATGTACCTGATAAGGTTCTTACAAATTTTGATCTTGAAAAAATGGTTGATACGAATGATGAATGGATCAGGACAAGAACAGGTATTAGCGAGAGGCATATTTGTGAAGAGGGCAAGGCTACATCGGACATGGCTGCCGAAGCTGTTAAAAAATTATGTGAGCAGCGCGGAATTCATCCTGAAGAAATTGATGTAATAATTGTTGGAACTGTTACACCAGATATGTTTTTTCCAAGTACTGGAAATTTAGTCCAGGAAAAAGTTGGGGCAAAAAATGCCTGGTCTTTTGATGTAGCAGCTGCATGTTCGGGATTTTTATTCGCCTTAGCGTCCGGCGCACAGTTTATCACTTCAGGGATGCATAAAAAAGTTGTGGTTGTTGGGAGCGATAAAATGAGCTCCATCGTTAATTATAAGGATCGAAATACTTGTGTTCTTTTTGGGGATGCAGCCGCAGCAGTATTGCTAGAGCCTGACGAAGAAGGTAATGGAATTATCGATTTTATGCTTCACACAGATGGATCTGGGGCAGATTATCTAAAAATGAAGGGCGGCGGAAGTTTATATCCTGCTACTTTAAGAACAGTAACAAGCGATTGGCATTTTTTATACCAGGATGGTAAACAAGTATTTAAATATGCTGTTCAACGAATGGCCGATGCTGCTGTGAAAATTATTGAGAAACATAACTATCATGGCGACGATCTTGCTTTAGTAGTTCCGCATCAGGCTAATTTGAGAATTATTGACGCAGTTGTAAAACGCCTCGGTGTAGACAGTGAAAAAGTTATGATAAATATTGCTAAGTATGGCAATACTACCGCAGCAACAATTCCACTTGCATTATCCGAAGCCTACCAGGAAGGACGCCTTGAAAAAGGTGACCTTGTTTTATTTGCCACTTTTGGCGGTGGGTTTACCTGGGGTAGTTCTCTATTGAAATGGTCAATGGATAAGCCAGGGAAGTAGAAAGCAAAGTATAAGAAGTAAGAGTTTCTGCTGACAACCAAGAGCAGAAATCCAACAAAAAAACTAAATCATCAGAAAATTAAAACCAGGTTTCATGAATAAAGCATTTATTTTTCCGGGACAAGCATCTCAATTTGTTGGAATGGCAGCAGATTTATATGAAAAATATGATCTTGCCAAAAAACATTTTGAACAAGCCAATGAAATAATGGAAATGGATTTAAAGTCAATCTGTTTTAACGGCCCGGAAGAGGAACTTAAGAAAACATTTTTAACTCAGCCTGCAATTTTTGTCCACAGTTGTATCTCTGCTGAATTATTAAAAGAAAAAGGTGTTAAACCTGTTGCTGTTGCAGGACACAGTTTGGGTGAATACAGCGCCTTGGTTGCGGCAGATGCACTGGATTTTGCAAGTGGCCTGGAATTAGTAAAAGAACGCAGCCGTTTAATGTTTGAGGCCGGACAAAAAAATCCCGGTACAATGGGAGCAATAATCGGTTTGTCAAATGAGCAGGTTAATGAGATTTGTGATGGTTTGAAAGATGTTGGTGTTGTACAACCGGCAAACTATAATTCGCCTGGTCAGATTGCAATTTCCGGCGATAAAGGTACTGTTTTGAAAGCCCTGGATGCTGCAAAGGAAATGGGATCACGTAAAGCTGTTGAACTGGTAGTTTCAGGAGCATTCCATTCACCATTGATGCTTGATGCACAAAATGGTTTAGCAGAAGCATTAAACAAATCTGAGATAAAAAATATAGAAATTCCACTTTACACAAATGTTACAGCAAAACCTGAAACAGATGGTGAAAAAATCAAACAACTTTTATTAAAACAATTAACCAGCCCGGTTTTATGGCAAGATATTGTTGGACAAATGGTTAAGGATGGAAATCAGAATTTTATTGAGGTTGGGCCTGGAAAAGTTTTAAAAGGCCTTTTAAAAAGAATAGACCGTGATTCTTCCTGCGATTTATGTGGTACCGTTGATCAGTTGGAAAGCATAGGAGCATAGATGGAATTTACAGATAAGGTGGTTGTTGTAACTGGTTCATCGCGCGGAATTGGTAAAGAGATCGCCCTTGGTTTTGCAAAAAGTGGTGCTACAGTTGTTATAAGTGGGCGAAATATTGAAAGCCTACAAGGCGTTGAAAAAGAAATTGGTGAGACCGGTGCAAAATCGCTTGCTGTGGCTGCGGATGTGGGAAAAGTTGAAGATGCTACTAACTTAATAAAACAAACACTGGAAACTTTTGGCAAGATTGATGTACTGGTTAATAATGCTGGTATAACCCGTGACAACCTTTTATTACGCCTTTCTGAGGATGACTGGGATAGTGTCCTCAATACGAATCTCAAAGGCGCCTTTAATTGCCTTAAAGCATGTACAAAACCAATGATGAAACAACGCGGCGGTGTAATAATAAATATTACCTCGGTTGTTGGTGTTATAGGAAATGCTGGGCAGGTGAATTATTCAGCATCCAAGGCTGGTATGATTGGGTTAACAAAAAGTTCGGCCAAAGAGCTGGCTTCCCGTAATATTAGGGTAAATGCAGTTGCCCCTGGTTTTATTGAAACAGACATGACAGAAAATTTACCAGAAAAAGCAAAAGAAGAATTGATTAATTCAATTCCCTTGTCCAAATTAGGCAGCGCTCAAGATGTGGCAGAGTTAGTTCTGTTCTTATCTTCTAACAAAGCGAAATATATTACAGGCCAGACTGTTAATGTTGATGGCGGAATGGTTATTTAAAATTTTTTAATATTCAATGAACAAGTAGGAGGGAGACTTATGTCAGTAGAGGCAGATATAAAAGAAATTATTATAGATCAACTAGGTGTGGATGAAGGTCAGGTAAAAAATGAAGCGTCTTTTATTGATGATTTAGGGGCAGACAGCTTGGATACAGTAGAGCTTGTAATGGCTTTTGAAGAAAAATTCGATATCGAAATTCCTGATGAAGATGCTGAAAAATTAAGAACAGTTGGCGATGCTGTTAGTTACCTTGG from Calditrichota bacterium carries:
- a CDS encoding ketoacyl-ACP synthase III, translated to MLKQAKISAVAHYVPDKVLTNFDLEKMVDTNDEWIRTRTGISERHICEEGKATSDMAAEAVKKLCEQRGIHPEEIDVIIVGTVTPDMFFPSTGNLVQEKVGAKNAWSFDVAAACSGFLFALASGAQFITSGMHKKVVVVGSDKMSSIVNYKDRNTCVLFGDAAAAVLLEPDEEGNGIIDFMLHTDGSGADYLKMKGGGSLYPATLRTVTSDWHFLYQDGKQVFKYAVQRMADAAVKIIEKHNYHGDDLALVVPHQANLRIIDAVVKRLGVDSEKVMINIAKYGNTTAATIPLALSEAYQEGRLEKGDLVLFATFGGGFTWGSSLLKWSMDKPGK
- a CDS encoding DUF177 domain-containing protein, whose translation is MKISIQSLKQGLTRFSEKIPPDFIEKSYSNFYPEDFFVNVEVDKFERDIRLKLVVKSTANYKCDSCLKDFESNIEIQQQQMYEIGPAPEENSDHEIIYLTRDTIELDLTNLLNEGVVLNHPIKMQCSDNCKGLCPGCGVDLNLEQCICEEGDIDPRWEKLRKLIK
- the arcC gene encoding carbamate kinase, with translation MSKEIVVVALGGNAITREFEEGLIPEQFENTRTSLDGVIRLVRYGYRVILTHGNGPQVGNALIRVEESRDLVPPLPLGIIVADLEGGMGYMIEQSLQNKLHDAGLNKDVTTVLTQVIVDPKDPSIKNPTKYVGPFFKKEQVADLEKKRGWQMKEDKGRGYRRVVPSPVPQSIVEKKIISTLLENDILVIAAGGGGIPVYCDDRGWLEGVDAVIDKDHASGLLGNEVGASKLIILTGVDKVAINFGTDEQENLDTMTIDEAEKHFNDGQFPKGSMGPKILAAINFLKRGGKEVLITSIENINDALDGKNGTRIINN
- the fabG gene encoding 3-oxoacyl-[acyl-carrier-protein] reductase, translated to MEFTDKVVVVTGSSRGIGKEIALGFAKSGATVVISGRNIESLQGVEKEIGETGAKSLAVAADVGKVEDATNLIKQTLETFGKIDVLVNNAGITRDNLLLRLSEDDWDSVLNTNLKGAFNCLKACTKPMMKQRGGVIINITSVVGVIGNAGQVNYSASKAGMIGLTKSSAKELASRNIRVNAVAPGFIETDMTENLPEKAKEELINSIPLSKLGSAQDVAELVLFLSSNKAKYITGQTVNVDGGMVI
- the sucC gene encoding ADP-forming succinate--CoA ligase subunit beta → MNIHEYQAKEILKAYNVPVPEGYPVFSIDEAVEAAKKLPTELCVVKAQIHAGGRGKGGGVKIAKTQDDVKTIASEILGMNLVTHQTGPAGKKVNKLLIEQGIDIDREMYLGMVLDRETSQYVMMASTEGGVEIEKVAAETPEKILKVWIDPGVGLQGFQARQLAFGLGLEGKQVSNAVKFMMALYNAFDANDCSIAEINPLVVTKGGDVLALDAKINFDDSALYRHKNILELRDLTEEDPAEVEASKDGLNYIKLDGNVGCMVNGAGLAMATMDIIKLAGGEPANFLDVGGGANVDTVRNGFKIILSDKNVKAVLINIFGGIVRCDRVAGGVIEAVNSMDINVPVVVRLEGTNAKEAAVLLKESGMDFIVASTIEDAAQKVVGAIN
- the fabD gene encoding ACP S-malonyltransferase is translated as MNKAFIFPGQASQFVGMAADLYEKYDLAKKHFEQANEIMEMDLKSICFNGPEEELKKTFLTQPAIFVHSCISAELLKEKGVKPVAVAGHSLGEYSALVAADALDFASGLELVKERSRLMFEAGQKNPGTMGAIIGLSNEQVNEICDGLKDVGVVQPANYNSPGQIAISGDKGTVLKALDAAKEMGSRKAVELVVSGAFHSPLMLDAQNGLAEALNKSEIKNIEIPLYTNVTAKPETDGEKIKQLLLKQLTSPVLWQDIVGQMVKDGNQNFIEVGPGKVLKGLLKRIDRDSSCDLCGTVDQLESIGA
- the sucD gene encoding succinate--CoA ligase subunit alpha, which translates into the protein MSVLLTENTKILVQGITGAEGSFHTQQMMEYNTNVVAGVTPGKGGQKFNETVPVFNTVKEAASETGANASVIFVPPPFAADAIMEAAEAGLGLIICITEGIPAKDMVKVYDYIKDKDTHLVGPNCPGVISPGIGKMGIMPAFIHQKGNVGVISRSGTLTYEAVGQLSARNIGQSTCIGIGGDPVIGTRFIDALKLFNADKDTHAVVMIGEIGGSAEEEAAEWIKQNFTKPVVGFIAGQTAPPGRRMGHAGAIISGGQGTAADKMAAMEAAGIHVCKSPADIGKMIEEVL
- the rpmF gene encoding 50S ribosomal protein L32, with the protein product MANPKRKISRSKRDMRRAHWVNSLSTSNVISCDNCGEKMITHRACPSCGHYRGKSVINPQSV
- the ndk gene encoding nucleoside-diphosphate kinase produces the protein MSNLTLAILKPDCVQNNNVGKVIDHLLSAGFKITAMKMMKLTKETAGAFYEVHKERPFYGELVDFMMETRVVPIVLEKENAVAALRETIGATDPAEAEEGTVRKLYAENKGRNTIHASDSDENAAREIRFFFSETEVISNS
- the plsX gene encoding phosphate acyltransferase PlsX encodes the protein MRLALDALGGDHGPHITVEGAYHFLHDNPEDTVLLVGCRDKIREELKKVPTEYHSRMPIVHAPENITMSESPTDAVKRKKNSSMVVGLNLQKDGEVEGFVSAGSTGAQMAGSLLILGRLSGVKRPAIGVFLPSESGMVYLLDAGANVDSKPVHLLQFAIMGNIFVSQIFDKETSTVGLLSNGEESSKGSENTIASHKLLKEHLPNFYGNIEGGDIFKGKTDIIVCDGFIGNIMLKMVESVMGVILHQIRRNIGKNLVKNFGAMLVKPAFSALKQSFNYEEYGGVPLLGVNGISIICHGKSSSIAIKNALRVAKEMKEKEVNSHIQKQLKLEEAINAKAS
- a CDS encoding acyl carrier protein produces the protein MSVEADIKEIIIDQLGVDEGQVKNEASFIDDLGADSLDTVELVMAFEEKFDIEIPDEDAEKLRTVGDAVSYLGEKLA